A stretch of the Gammaproteobacteria bacterium genome encodes the following:
- the nirB gene encoding nitrite reductase large subunit NirB → MKEKLVLVGNGMAGIRALEELLKIAPDKYDITVFGAEPYCNYNRIMLSPVLAGEKTIDDIILNSQAWYDENNITLHTGKPVVDIDRRGQKVVADDGTTARYDRLLLATGSNPFIIPIPGHDKEGVIGFRDIKDVDTMLDAAKQYKKAVVIGGGLLGLEAANGLVINGMDVTVVHLGDTLMEMQMDEFSGEMLKASLEERGLKFRMNSSTVELTGNQRVEGLKFADGGELEADLVIMAAGIRPNIELAKKVGIHCERGIVVNDTLQTFDPKIYSVGECVQHRGIAYGLVAPLFEQAKVCANHLAGYGIAIYEGSTTSTKLKVTGIDLFSAGDFHGDESTEDVVMKDAARGIYKKVVLRDNRIIGAVMYGDTVDGAWYFQMLRDETDVSDFREHLMFGQAHLGDSGHGGSNAASALPDDAEICGCNGVCKGTIVKAITEKGLFTLEEVKAHTKAAASCGSCTGLVEQILASTVGDYSDTPKKKAMCGCTEHSHDEVRAAIREQKITSIPAVMKTLEWHTPDGCASCRPALNYYVIAAWPLEAKDDPQSRFINERAHANIQKDGTYSVIPRMWGGVTTPSELRAIADVVDKFKVPSMKVTGGQRIDLLGVKKEDLPAVWADLNAAGMVSGHGYGKSLRTVKTCVGSEWCRFGTQDSTGLGVKIEKMTWGSWTPHKYKIAVSGCPRNCAEATIKDFGIVCVDSGYELHVGGNGGIHVVATQLLCRVDTEEEAMEYCAAFMQVYREEAHYLERTAPWIERVGLSYAKQRIVEDDAGRKALYARFLVSQEVFQIDPWAEAVEQDQIRKDYIPIKKLG, encoded by the coding sequence ATGAAAGAAAAACTGGTTCTGGTTGGTAATGGCATGGCGGGCATACGTGCGCTGGAGGAGTTATTGAAAATAGCACCTGATAAATACGACATTACCGTATTTGGTGCAGAGCCTTACTGCAACTATAACCGCATCATGCTCTCCCCTGTGTTGGCCGGTGAGAAGACCATTGATGACATTATTCTCAACAGCCAAGCGTGGTATGACGAGAACAACATCACCTTGCACACCGGAAAACCCGTGGTTGATATTGATCGCAGGGGACAGAAGGTTGTTGCTGACGATGGCACCACCGCACGTTATGACCGACTGCTGCTAGCGACCGGTTCCAACCCTTTCATTATTCCGATACCAGGCCATGATAAAGAGGGCGTTATCGGTTTTCGCGATATTAAAGATGTCGACACTATGCTGGATGCCGCCAAGCAGTATAAAAAAGCGGTGGTGATCGGCGGTGGCCTGCTGGGCTTGGAGGCCGCCAACGGCTTGGTGATTAATGGCATGGATGTCACCGTCGTTCATCTGGGTGATACCTTGATGGAGATGCAGATGGATGAGTTTTCCGGTGAGATGCTAAAAGCGTCACTGGAGGAGCGTGGCTTGAAGTTCCGCATGAACTCATCAACCGTCGAGTTAACGGGTAACCAGCGTGTTGAAGGTTTGAAGTTTGCCGATGGTGGTGAGCTGGAAGCCGATCTGGTGATCATGGCGGCGGGTATTCGCCCCAATATCGAGCTGGCCAAGAAGGTGGGCATTCACTGCGAGCGCGGTATTGTGGTGAACGACACCCTGCAAACATTTGACCCCAAGATCTACTCGGTTGGCGAGTGTGTGCAGCATCGCGGCATCGCCTATGGTCTGGTTGCGCCACTCTTTGAGCAAGCAAAGGTGTGTGCCAACCATCTTGCCGGTTATGGTATCGCCATCTATGAAGGTTCAACCACCTCGACTAAGTTGAAAGTGACTGGCATTGACCTCTTCTCCGCCGGTGATTTTCATGGCGATGAGAGCACCGAAGATGTGGTGATGAAGGATGCCGCACGTGGTATCTACAAAAAAGTGGTGCTGCGTGACAACAGAATTATCGGCGCGGTGATGTATGGCGACACCGTGGACGGGGCGTGGTACTTCCAGATGCTGCGTGATGAGACCGATGTAAGCGACTTCCGTGAACATCTGATGTTTGGTCAGGCCCACTTAGGCGATTCTGGTCATGGTGGCAGTAATGCCGCTTCGGCACTGCCGGACGATGCTGAGATTTGCGGCTGTAATGGCGTTTGCAAAGGAACGATCGTTAAGGCGATTACCGAAAAAGGGTTGTTTACCCTGGAAGAGGTGAAAGCACACACCAAGGCCGCCGCCTCCTGCGGCTCCTGTACCGGCCTGGTTGAGCAAATTCTCGCTTCAACTGTGGGTGACTACTCCGACACACCCAAAAAGAAAGCGATGTGTGGTTGTACCGAACATAGCCACGACGAAGTACGGGCGGCTATTCGAGAGCAGAAAATCACCTCCATTCCTGCGGTAATGAAAACGCTGGAGTGGCACACGCCCGATGGCTGCGCCAGTTGTCGTCCGGCGCTCAACTACTATGTGATTGCCGCCTGGCCACTAGAGGCCAAGGATGATCCTCAGTCCCGCTTTATTAACGAGCGTGCCCACGCCAATATCCAGAAAGATGGCACCTACTCGGTTATTCCGCGTATGTGGGGCGGCGTAACTACACCTTCTGAGCTGCGTGCTATCGCCGATGTGGTAGATAAATTCAAAGTCCCCTCAATGAAGGTGACCGGCGGTCAACGTATCGATCTGCTGGGCGTTAAAAAAGAGGATCTTCCGGCGGTATGGGCTGATCTCAACGCAGCCGGTATGGTCTCAGGACACGGTTATGGCAAATCCCTGCGCACGGTTAAGACCTGTGTTGGCTCCGAGTGGTGCCGCTTTGGCACCCAGGATTCAACCGGCTTGGGTGTTAAAATCGAGAAGATGACTTGGGGTTCATGGACACCACACAAATATAAGATCGCCGTTTCAGGCTGCCCCCGCAACTGTGCCGAAGCGACCATAAAAGATTTCGGCATTGTCTGTGTTGATTCGGGCTACGAGCTGCACGTAGGGGGCAATGGCGGCATCCATGTGGTGGCCACCCAGCTACTGTGCCGTGTCGATACCGAGGAAGAGGCGATGGAGTATTGCGCGGCCTTTATGCAGGTTTATCGCGAAGAGGCTCACTATTTGGAGCGTACTGCGCCGTGGATCGAGCGTGTTGGCTTGAGCTATGCCAAGCAGCGTATTGTTGAGGATGACGCGGGACGTAAAGCACTCTATGCACGCTTTTTGGTGTCGCAAGAGGTGTTCCAGATCGACCCGTGGGCTGAGGCCGTTGAGCAGGATCAAATTCGCAAGGATTACATCCCGATCAAGAAACTGGGTTAA
- the nirD gene encoding nitrite reductase small subunit NirD — translation MSNWIEIGKVEEIPKQGARVVETAKGDIGIFRTLEGEVFALRDRCPHKQGPLSQGIVHGKRVTCPLHNWNIELETGEVVAPDEGCAARFPVKVNDGVVYLSLEASPS, via the coding sequence ATGAGCAATTGGATTGAGATTGGCAAGGTTGAAGAGATCCCCAAGCAGGGTGCCCGTGTGGTGGAGACGGCCAAGGGCGACATCGGTATATTTCGCACCCTGGAAGGGGAGGTTTTTGCACTGCGTGACCGCTGCCCTCATAAACAGGGGCCACTCTCCCAGGGCATTGTGCATGGCAAGCGTGTCACCTGCCCACTGCATAACTGGAACATTGAGTTGGAGACCGGTGAGGTGGTTGCCCCTGATGAAGGGTGCGCGGCCCGCTTCCCGGTAAAAGTTAACGATGGTGTCGTTTATCTCTCCCTTGAAGCCAGCCCATCATAA
- a CDS encoding nitrate reductase, producing the protein MLFGRNQKKPITLPEKKVEKWVYTTCGYCSTGCAIEVGVDSEGRGITARGVADADVNRGKLCIKGIFEYELFNTPGRGTVPLMREQRFDDFKESSWDDVLDKTAAEFKRIQEKYGPDSVAIVSTGQLITEEFYTLGKLARGCIGTNNYDGNTTLCMASAVSGYKRSFGSDGPPGCYDDFSHTDCLIAFGSNLPEQHPVIYWRMREAREQRNFPLIVVDPRVTMLAQFADIHLAITPGTDVVLLNALAHVILAEGLEDRAYIESHISGFAEFEALVAQYDPVSAAKICGIDEDTIRNVARLYAKANQAMSIWTMGINQSTHGSDGVVGINSLNLITGNIGKPGGTSLSITGQCNAMGTREWSSCSGLPGYRVLENAEHRQEVADFWGVDPEFFPKKRGMAQTDIFPAIETGQIKALWLVATNPMTSMPNTARIRKTLERLEFMVVQDAYADVESNEYAHVYLPAGLWAEKEGVMTNTERRVNLIKNVCPPPGEAKADLWIFNQLAKRFDNGKIINFPESASEVFDEMRELSKGRFLDLSGMSHDKIEQRRGIQWPMAEDATDGAPRLYADGKFNHADGKAKLIPLPYIENNECPDDDYPFWLNSGRVVEHFHTRTRTGKVGNQNKFSPTPYMEMNPDAARALGIEHMSYARLTSRRGDAVVLVQLTQRVPYNMVFVPFHFHECVNRVSLGLLDPHSRQPAFKQSAVRIEPVEQQAAAAVTNRAARSF; encoded by the coding sequence ATGTTATTTGGACGCAACCAGAAAAAACCGATCACCCTGCCTGAAAAAAAGGTGGAAAAGTGGGTCTACACTACCTGTGGTTACTGCTCCACCGGTTGCGCTATTGAGGTCGGGGTAGACAGTGAAGGGCGGGGCATTACTGCTCGGGGTGTCGCGGATGCAGATGTTAACCGTGGCAAACTTTGCATCAAGGGGATTTTTGAGTACGAGCTATTTAACACCCCAGGGCGTGGCACCGTGCCGCTCATGCGTGAACAGCGCTTTGATGATTTTAAAGAGAGTAGCTGGGACGATGTGCTGGACAAAACCGCCGCTGAGTTCAAGCGTATTCAGGAGAAATATGGCCCCGATAGTGTGGCGATTGTCTCCACCGGCCAGCTGATTACCGAGGAGTTTTATACCTTGGGAAAGCTGGCCCGTGGCTGTATCGGCACCAATAACTACGACGGCAATACCACGCTCTGCATGGCCTCGGCGGTTTCAGGGTATAAGCGTTCATTTGGCTCCGATGGCCCGCCAGGTTGCTACGATGACTTCTCCCATACCGACTGCCTGATCGCTTTTGGCTCCAACCTGCCCGAGCAGCACCCGGTGATCTACTGGCGCATGCGCGAGGCTCGTGAGCAGCGCAACTTTCCGCTGATTGTGGTCGACCCCCGAGTCACTATGTTGGCCCAGTTTGCTGATATTCATCTGGCCATCACCCCAGGTACCGATGTGGTGCTGCTTAATGCATTAGCCCATGTGATTCTGGCTGAAGGGCTGGAGGACCGTGCCTATATTGAGAGCCACATCAGTGGCTTTGCCGAATTTGAAGCGTTAGTCGCACAATATGACCCTGTCTCCGCCGCTAAAATTTGTGGCATTGACGAAGATACCATTCGCAACGTGGCACGCCTTTACGCCAAAGCCAACCAGGCCATGAGCATCTGGACCATGGGTATCAACCAGAGCACCCACGGCTCTGACGGCGTAGTGGGCATTAACAGCCTCAACTTGATTACCGGCAACATCGGCAAACCCGGTGGCACCAGCCTGTCGATTACCGGTCAGTGTAACGCCATGGGCACCCGCGAGTGGTCCTCTTGCTCCGGTCTGCCGGGGTATCGGGTGCTGGAGAATGCAGAGCATCGTCAGGAGGTTGCTGACTTCTGGGGGGTTGACCCCGAGTTTTTCCCCAAGAAGCGTGGCATGGCACAAACCGACATCTTCCCGGCCATTGAGACCGGCCAAATCAAAGCGCTCTGGCTGGTGGCCACCAACCCCATGACCTCGATGCCCAACACGGCGCGGATTCGTAAAACCCTGGAGCGGCTGGAGTTTATGGTGGTACAGGATGCCTATGCCGATGTGGAAAGCAATGAGTATGCCCACGTCTATCTTCCTGCGGGTCTGTGGGCCGAAAAAGAGGGGGTGATGACCAATACCGAACGGCGAGTTAATCTGATCAAAAACGTCTGCCCACCACCGGGCGAAGCGAAAGCCGATTTATGGATCTTCAACCAGTTGGCCAAGCGCTTCGATAACGGCAAAATCATCAACTTTCCAGAGAGTGCCTCAGAGGTGTTTGATGAGATGCGTGAACTCTCCAAAGGGCGCTTCCTCGACCTCTCGGGTATGAGCCATGACAAAATAGAACAGCGTCGCGGCATCCAGTGGCCGATGGCGGAAGATGCTACGGATGGTGCGCCGCGCCTTTACGCTGATGGTAAGTTTAATCATGCTGATGGCAAGGCAAAGCTGATCCCGCTCCCTTATATTGAGAACAATGAGTGCCCGGATGATGACTACCCCTTCTGGTTGAACAGTGGCCGGGTGGTGGAACACTTCCACACCCGCACCCGCACCGGAAAGGTAGGCAATCAGAATAAATTCAGCCCCACTCCGTACATGGAGATGAATCCGGATGCCGCCCGCGCACTGGGTATCGAACATATGAGCTACGCACGCCTCACCTCACGCCGTGGTGATGCGGTGGTGCTGGTTCAGCTTACCCAGCGAGTACCTTATAACATGGTCTTTGTCCCCTTCCACTTCCACGAGTGTGTCAACCGCGTCAGTTTAGGGCTGCTCGACCCACACTCCCGACAACCTGCATTTAAGCAGAGTGCGGTTCGCATCGAACCCGTCGAGCAGCAAGCGGCGGCTGCGGTAACTAATCGCGCCGCCAGATCTTTCTAA